A region from the Brachyspira hampsonii genome encodes:
- a CDS encoding DJ-1/PfpI family protein: MGKTNKILYVMSGQNFQDEEYFESKKIFEAAGYKTEVSSTFIGTAQGKLGGMTNIDLLFSEVDAIEFDAVVFIGGIGSITLWDDWRTQGLAKLFLDNQKIVAGIGSGIVMMANAKILEGINVTCLSADESHVRHGNANVLKDNVVVSGNIITANGPASSKEFANAVLGALNNIS, encoded by the coding sequence ATGGGAAAAACTAATAAAATATTGTATGTTATGTCCGGTCAGAATTTTCAAGATGAAGAATATTTTGAGAGTAAAAAAATTTTTGAGGCGGCTGGTTATAAAACAGAAGTATCCTCTACATTTATAGGTACAGCTCAGGGTAAATTAGGCGGTATGACAAATATTGATTTACTATTCAGCGAGGTTGATGCCATTGAATTCGATGCTGTTGTATTTATAGGAGGAATAGGAAGTATAACTTTATGGGACGATTGGCGTACTCAGGGGCTTGCTAAGTTATTTTTGGATAATCAAAAGATAGTTGCTGGTATAGGAAGCGGTATTGTAATGATGGCTAATGCTAAAATACTAGAAGGAATTAATGTTACTTGTTTGTCTGCTGATGAATCGCATGTGAGACATGGTAATGCCAATGTTTTGAAGGATAATGTTGTTGTTTCAGGAAACATTATAACAGCGAATGGTCCTGCTTCTTCAAAGGAATTTGCCAATGCTGTTTTAGGGGCATTGAATAATATATCTTAA